DNA from Patescibacteria group bacterium:
GACCAGTTGCCCAGCATCTCAAGAAAAGTATGATGGTAGGTATCCCCGACTTCATTAATATCGCCGGTGCGTACGCACTTCTGAATATCGGCCAGGCGTTTGCCGGCCGGGTGTTTTTCGCCCAAAAGATACGGCACCAGCGGATGCATGCCCGCGGAAATAAAAAGCGCGGTCGGGTCGTTTTCCGGTATCAAAGATGCCGACGAAATGACCGTATGGCCGTTCTCGCGGAAGAAATTTAGAAATTTTTCCCGTAAATCTTTGGCAGTAAGCATGCGGCTAATTATAGCGGAATTTGACGAATTCTGCAAGATAAATTAAGCTTGTAGTCTAGTTCGTTTACAATCAAACGGAGGTAAGATTATGCATCCGTCCAATCGCAAGGCCATATACATTCCCGTACGCGGCACCATCACCGGCGTTGATATTGAGGAGTTCTTGCCAATCGTTGACCATCCGAATTTCCAGCGCCTGCGCCAGATATCGCAGCTTGCGCAGATATCAATGATATATCCAGCCGGTACTCATACGCGTTTCGTGCATTCGCTTGGAACAAAGTATGAAACAGAGCGCCGGATTATTGGCTGGAACAGCCAATTCGACGCATATACGAGTCAAAAGCTACTCCCCTGCTTCGGGCTTCTGCACGACATTGGGCACTTTGCCCTTTCCCACGCCAGCGAAAGAGCGATGGATATTTCGCACGAGCAGAATGCGTTCGAACTTCTCGTAGAAATGAAAGAAGTAATCGAGAAATGCGGCATCGGTTACGAAGATCTGATTGCGCTCTTCAAGAAAGAGAATCATCTTGAAGCCATAGTGACCAATCATCCGTTCGGTGCAGACAAGTTTGATTACTTGTCTCGTGACGCTTGCTTCACCAATATAGATGTTCCTAACCTCGCATCGCTCGACGGACACATCTACTGGCGCGGCAACCGGCTGGTGATCGAAAACCAACTGGACATCATCCGGAGGTCACAGCGATACCGCCGTCTCTATATATCAGCCTACGGTGAATGCTACCTGCGTAAAAGCGCGATGAGCGCGCAGAGGCTGATTGAAAAAATGTGGGAATACATCCTTCGAGAGAAAGGATTGCGCAACATTCGTCGGGCAACCGACTATCAGGCACTGACATGGTTCATGGAGAGTCGTTATCCGGCCTGCCGACGGATTGCCGATTGCTATCTTTCGCGGCGCTTGCCAAAAACGTCGGTTGTTTTCCGACTCCCTGGCTGCGGCAACGATGAAGCGATCCGTGATAAGCCAATCCGTGTCCTCGAAGTCTCAGATGAGACTTTCCGCGGCTGGGGTCAGAAATACACGTCATCGGCGAATCTGACTACATTGGAACGGGCATTCGAAGACATGTTCGGCATGGAACCCGAGAGTGTCATCGTTACGCCGCAGTTTCACGGTGAGCGTTTTGTGCGCCAACCGATATGGCTGTACATCAACGGCGAGTACTTCGAGGTGGATGAACTCTATCCCGAAGAAGCCGACACAATTCTAGCTCTCGGTCGGCACTATACCGCGTGGCGCATCGGTGTGCTGAATCCGTCGGATCGAAAAAAACTCGCTGATCATGCCGACGAGATACGCGAGTACCTGATATCCGAATAGCTCCTTGCTCTAAGCATCCCCCTCGGGATGCTTTTATTTTACAATTCCGCCGCCCAGGCACCGCGAACCTTTGTAAAACACCACTGACTGGCCCGGCGCGACCGCCCATTGGGGTTTGCTAAAAATAACTCGTGCCCGGGTATTAGATTTTATGATTACTCGGCAGGCCTGGTCCGGCTGGCGATAACGAATCTTGGCGCGGCAAGCGAACGTCGTGGCTGCGGGTTCCGAAGTCCAAGATAAATCGGTTAATAAAATTTCTTTTTTAAACAATGCCGGATGATTTTGCCGGTCAACCACGGTTAGAGTATTCCTCTTCGGATCCTTGGCCGCGATGTAATATATTCCTCCGCCCTTGATGCCAAATCCGTGCCGCTGTCCGAGGGTATAATAATAAATACCGCGATGCCGGCCAATTTTTTTGCCGTCAATGTCCAGAATATCACCGGGTCTTGATTTAATTTTTTGTTTTAAAAAATCTTCAATATTTACTTTGCCAATAAAACAAATGCCCATGCTCTCGGCCTTGTCCGATACCGGCAGTTTGAATTGCCGGGCCAGTGCGCGAACTTGCGGCTTGCGCAAACCGCCAACCGGAAAAATCACCCGCTTGAGAACCGATTGATCTAGCGTATAAAGAAAATATGACTGGTCCTTGTCCGGATCAACGCCCTTGAGCAGGTGGCATTGATTGCCGGTTTTTTTAACGCGCGCGTAATGTCCGGTGGCGATATATTTGCAGCCAAGCTTGTCCGCGGCCTCGAGGAAGAGTCCAAATTTAATAAATTTATTGCATAAAATATCCGGATTCGGCGTCCGTCCGGCGCGGTATTCGCGAAACATATAATCAACCACGAATTTGTCATACTGTTTTTCAAAATTCAAAGTATGGAGAGGGATATCCAGTCTGGCGGCGACGCGCATTGCATCGCGCCGCTCCTCACGCCAGGCGCATTCGCCTTTCAGATTTTTCGTATCCGACCAGTTCACAATAAACGCGCCGACGACATCATAGCCCCTGTGTTTTAATAAAGCGGCGCTGACTGATGAGTCAACGCCCCCGGACATTGCGACGCAAACACGCTTTTTCATGATGGCTGCCATTGACTTAATAGAAATAATATGATAATTAACGTTTAGTGTTCCTTTTAGAAGGAGGAAAAAATGAAAAAGTATCTACTCGGTACAATACTCTTAGTGTGCGGCCTCTTACTGCTCGTTGGCTGTGCTGCCGGTCCCAACGCTCTGGTTGATACACCCATGGCAGACGGAAACATCGCTGGGTTCTGGCATGGGTTCTGGCACGGCCTAATTGCTCCAATCACCTTCTTTATCTCACTCTTCTCGGAAAACGTGCACATATACGAAGTACATAACAACGGTGGTTGGTACAACTTCGGCTTCGTGTTAGGCGCCGGCATCCTATTCGGAGGCGGCGGAAGTGGCTCGTCGTGGTATATTCATCACGAAGAAGGTGATACAGTAAAAAATGTGGCTCCAACAGCTATCGTGATGATAATATCACTTATAACTGCAAACATACTATACGAATTCATGGCCGACACTCCGCAATGGAGTAGGGCGGCAGAAAGATCTTTCTTTGAGGCCATCGCCATCATTTTATTCACAGCGATACTATCGCTGAATCTTCCCCGACTAAAAAAGAAACGGTGAACGTAGGATTAATGATATGTCTCCCTCTAACCCTTCGTGAAACTCAAAATTCACCAAGGGTTTTTATTTTAAATTTACCATTTATAATTGTCCCACATCCAGAGCGCAAGAGCCTTGGCTTCGTTAAATGATGCTTTGCGCGTATCCGCTCCCAAAACCACGACAATGAGTTCTGGACGGGTTTCTCGCATGTGCTTGGTCTGGATGACCAGATTGTACTGCGATTCTTCAAGATAGCCGGTTTTGCCGCCGGTGATATAGAGGTCGGGATCGTAAATCAGCAAATCATTGGTATTCTTGATGCTCTTGGCGAGTGCCGGAGAAATAACATTGAATTTATACCAAAATGTCGTGGCGGCGTGACGAATTTGGCTGTTGCTAAACGCGTACTTCGAGAGCAGGGCAAGATCTTCCGCGGTTGTGGTATTTCGCGGATCCATGCCCGAAGGTTCGTAGTATTTCGTGTTCTTCATGCCGATTACCCGCGCGCGTAGATTCATAATATCCACGAACCGCCGGCTATCCATTCCGGAAAGCCGCATCATCGCCATGGCGCAGTTGTTGGCCGAACCGGCGATTGCCGAATAAAAGATATCCTTAATCAGCATGAGTGAACCGCTGGGCACAACGAGCCGCCCGCCACCAACTTCATCCGTCGCGATGATGCTGGCCCGGGTTAAAAAATCCGGATTCTGTTCAAGGAAAATTACGCCGGTCATCAGTTTAGTCAGACTGGCCGCCGGCCACTCAAGATTATAATTATGTGAGAATAGAACCTCGCCGCTCGCCTTATCGATTACCACGACAGAATTTGCCGTCAGGGTTTGAACCGGGAATTCTTTAAAATCGGTCTTTTTTACCGGCGTTACGACGGCCGAAACCGGCGCCGCGTAAAAGGCGGAAAGAAAAGTAAATAAGATAATTATCAGTAATTTTTTCATAGTATAAAAAGATAAATCAGGACGGCGCCAAGCAAAACGCGGTACAGGGCAAATGGCCAGAGGCCATGCTTTTCTAGGAAACCGAGCATGAATTTTATTGAAAAATAGCCGGTGATAAATGCCGAAACCAATCCGATGCCGGCATTCAAAATGTTAGACCACCCGCCGTCATTCGTCAACAATTCAATAAACGCGAGTCCGCCGGCGGCCGCGATGGTCGGGATACCAAGCAAAAAGGAAAAACGCGCCGCGGTTGGCCGATCCAGGCCCTGGGCAAGTCCGGCCGTTATGGTGATGCCCGATCTGGAGGTGCCGGGAATCAGGGCAATCGCCTGCGCGAGCCCGGTATATATCCCCTGCTTCACGCTGACTGCGGTGACGCCGGTGGTATTTTTATGATTACGATAAAAAGAATCAACTAGATACATTACTATGCCCCAGCCGATGAGGGAAATTATCACAATCGTATTCGAACGATAGGATTCTTCGGGTACGAATTTTAATATGAAACCGAAGACAAAAGCCGGTATACTTCCGGCGACAATAATCCAGCCAAGTCGGCGGGAACTTTTTTTAACAACAATATTCTTTAAATCTTTCCAAAAATAAAAAAACACCGCAAGAAGCGTTGCTAAATGTACGGCGGCATCAAATTCAATTCCCTGTTCTTGCCAGCCAAACACCCGCGGGAATATCAGCAAATGGCCGCTTGATGAAATCGGCAAAAATTCGGTAATACCCTGGACGGCGCCAAGAATAATTGACTGAATAATTTCCATAAATTATTCCTGCCTATTGGCATTTTCATTTTTTGCGCCAAGCGCTTCAGTGAGCGAAATTTCAGGTTGGTCGTCGCCTTTTGTCACAAGCGGCGCCTTGGCAATCGGAGCGACTGTCGCTGTCGGGCGTATCGCGCCTGGACGCGGTTCGCTGGTCGGTCCCTGACCTTTTCCGCGCTGGGTCTTCATCTCTTCAAGGCATTTTTGGCAATAAATCGGACGGCTCGGATCCAGCTGAATCGCAAGCTCCTGAATCGCGCCGCAGCGATTGCAGGTATATTTATAGCTTGGCTTATTTTTCTTTTTTGATGATTCAATAAAAGCCGTGCCGTCAACTTCTGACCTGATTTTTACTTGCTGGCCGCCTTCTTCACTTTCCGATACTTCGCTACCAGTCCAACGCAAAACCTTGTCTTGAATCACTTCTTTTTTTACCGCATAGCGTTCACGGGTGACTTTAATCACTCGTTCAGCCGAACCGGTGCGATTGGCAACCGGCGGCAAACCCGTGGCGCTGAAACCTTCGGAGGTGACGCCGTCAATCGCGAGTTTGAGATAAACATTCCACTTGTTTAAATTTACCAAATCCTGCGGCGTAAATTTAGGCATGAACTCGCTCTCGAAAGTATCTGCGTCGGCCGCGCCAATACGAAAAATAATCATGGTGCCCACATTACCAAAAACCGCTGCCTGAACCTCTTCGGAAAGCTGTTCAACATATTGATGGGCCATGATTAAGTTAAGATGATATTTCCTGGCCTCGGATAATATATTGGCAAAACTCTCGGTGGCGAAATTCTGAAATTCGTCAACATAAAGATAAAAATCGCGGCGGTCGTCTTCGGGCATATCCACCCGCTCCATTGCGGCGAGTTGGAATTTTGTAGTTAACAAACCGCCAAGCAATTTACTCGTTTCCTCGCCGATGCGGCCCTTGGAAAGGTTCATGATAAAAATTTTTCCCTCATCCATCACCTGCCGCGGATTGAATGATGATTTTACCTGCGCCACGATATTCCGGATGACCGAGGCGGATAAAAATTGGCCAACTTTATTTTGGATTGGTGAGATTGCCTCATTGCGGAATTTTGCTTCCCAACGACCGTACTCGTCAATCCAAAAAGTTTTGACAATTGGATCTTTAATTGAGCTCACTACGCGTTTTCGATATTCGTTATCGATTAGTATGCGGTTGATGCCGAGCAATGTGCTGCCCGGATATTCCAAAAGCGCGAGTAAACAATTATTCAGGATATATTCCATGCGAGGGCTCCAGACATCTGGCCAGATTTTTTTGAATACACCCATCATGCCATTGGCAATCAGATTGCGATGCTCCTCATCCACGGATTCAAGAACATTAAATCCAATGGGGAAATTTGAATCCGCAGGGTTAAAATAAATTACATCATTGATGCGATTGGGCGGAATAAAATCAATCAATTTTTCCGCCGTGTCGCCGTGCGGATCAACGATTGCCAATCCGTGTCCGGCGTAAATATCCGCGAGCATCATGTTCTCAAGCATGGTTGTTTTTCCCATGCCGGTTTTTCCAAGCAAATACATGTGCCGGCGCCGGTCGTCGGTTTTAATGCCAAAACGCTTCATGCGGTTGCGGTAATTGGTCGCCGCAAAAAGCGTTATTTCATTTTCGTGATCGTGGTCGTAGTTGATCATAAACTATTTTTCAAACGGCAAATTACCGGGCACGCCGGGCGGCAGCTCTTCAGCGATGACGGTCGGGGCTGGCTCTTCTTTAAAAATTTCCTTAGCCGCGGCCGGCTTATCGTACGGCAAATACATTGGCGGTTCACCTTTTTTGGCGTCCGTCTTTTTGACGAGCGGCGCCTTGACTTCAATGGCCGGGAAATGCCAGATTGAGGCCAGCTCTTCAGTATTCATTATATATGGACTCATTGGCGAGGTTGGATCGCGCTGGCGATAGGCGGCAATCAACCGGTTTCGTCGGTAATTCTGGCGCTGTTTTTTGAAAAACAGCATACTGCCGCTCACGCCGGTTTTTGATAACTCGGGTTTAAGCGCGTTCAGTGAAACCGAGTTAAATTGTTTAATTGCGCCGATCAGCGGATGCGCAACGTTTGTTTTCTTGTAAACCGGTTTTTTAGCGACATAGACGGCGCGTATTTTTGATTTATACCCGATCTTGCTTATCTTTCGCTCAATTGCCTTAACACGATCAACATCGCCTGGGGACAGATAAAGCATCTTACTTGGCAGGTCCTGCTTTTTATCTTTCTTGATCGGCTCTCCCGTGCCAAACACAGCCTCGGTCGTTATATCCAGAGCCTTGAACGGAATATCTAGGATTTTGTCCAAAGTTGATGGTTTTGATTCCATTTTCGCGCCGATCATTTTTTTGACCAGCTTATCTCCTGCCATTTTCCACGCCTTTTGTTCAATCGGAACAATCATGAGCTGGAACCAAACATGTTCGCCTGGCCCAACCAGGCTTAAATTTTCAAGCAGTGCCGAGAGGGGGTCTTTAAATTCCTGCGACAGGCCATGCTCAAATTCCGGGTAGGTTCTTAGCGGCCAAGATTCCGGCTTGACCATTACAAAATCACATCCCCACATTTCCCATTCCGGATCCGGAAAATGCTTGACCGGCACCAAATACGTATAATCCTCCACCTCGGTGATTTCCGCGTCCGGATATTGCGCGTAAATTGCTGCCTCAACTAAATTTCGGAATTTGGCGGGTGTGCGAATAAAATACTGGATATATCCCTCTATTGACGCGATTTCTAGACTAAACCATGGTTGAACGCTACCAAACCAGTATTGTTCACGGAGCGATGGTGAGCTGTGCGCGCCGGCCAAGTGGGCAAAGATATGCTCAACTGCCATTGGCGATTGGACATTATCCTTCGGTACGTCAATTGCAAGCAAAATATATTGGTGGGACTTGATGTCACGAATCTGCATCTTGTAGAGATAAACTTTGTAGGAGCCCCAGAGAAGAATAATTAAAATAGCTATCCATCCCCCGTGGATAAAGAAATACCAAAAAGCCTGCGGTCCGGACATGGCCAGGAGCTTGTTTATAAAAGCGTAATTCACTTCGATCGACATAATTTATATTAATTATAGCATATTTTGGGCAAACTGTGTATTTATCAACACAAAAACCTCCGGTAAGGAGGTTGTATTCGTTGTAAAATCAAATTTTAGGCTTTATTGCGCAATTTTTCCCACGTAACCAGAAGCGGGCTGGCGATGAATATTGACGAATAGGCGCCGGTGGCAATGCCGATAATCAGCACACCGGTAAAGTCCTTGATCGTCGCGCCGCCGAAGAAGTAAATCGAGATCAGGGCAAGCAGGGTTGTCAGGGTAGTATTGATTGAGCGGGCGAAGGTCTGATTGATGCTCCGGCCGACGAGCTCGTCAAAATCCCAGTCATTTCTGATTAAATTTTCGCGGACACGGTCAAATACCACGATGGTATCATTAATGGAATAACCCAGGATGGTAAGAATTGCGGCAACAAATGGCGCGTTGACTTCCACGTCAAAGAATTTTCCAAGAATCGCAAATACACCGATTGGAATGATTACATCATGAAAACCCGAGATGATTGTCAGAAGGCCGTATTTCCACGAAGAAATCGGTCGTGAAACCTTGCGAAACGTATATGCGACGTATAACACGATTGCGAACAACACGCCGACAATCGCATAGAGAGTTTTAACCCGCAATTCCTCGCCGATAATCGGACCAATGCTGTCGAAACGCAAAGACTCAACATTTCCATATTTATCGGTCAGTGTGTTTGCGACGGATTCTTTCTGCTCCGCGCTCAGGAACTGGAAACGCATCAGCAGGTCCTGGTCTCCGGCGGACTGGATGGTCATATTGCCGAGATTGAATTCGCCGATATCCTGGCGCACCTGGTCAGCCGTTGGCCGGTTGTTATCATTGAATCGAAATTCCGCCAGACTGCCGCCCGTGAAATCAATCCCCCAGTTCAGCTGCCACAGGGCAAATGAGACAATGCTTGCAATTACAATAACCGACGAGACGAGGTAAAAAATTCTTTTATGTTTCACGACCCACATATCACTCCTTGTCGGGTTTAGCGCCCAGGAGCCGCCAATTATTGCGCACCGGACCCCAGGCAATGACTAATTTCAAAATTAAGCGCGTAACGGTAATTGCGGAAAACATGCTGACAATAACGCCGATTCCTAGTGTTAAGGCGAAACCCTTAATTACGCTCGAGCTGAACCAGAAGAGCAAAGCGCAGGCGATGAGTGTCGTCAGATTGCCGTCACGGATTGATGTCCAGGCGCGTTTAAACGCTTCATCGACGCATGAACCAAGCGTCCGGCCGCTCTTGATTTCTTCCTTAAGCCGTTCAAAAATCAGAACATTTGCATCAACCGCCATGCCGAGGGACAGAATGAAGCCGGCTAAACCGGACAACGACAGTGTAACCGGAACAAGTTTAAAAAGCGCAAGCAATATAACGGCATAAAAAGCGAGCGAAAGCACGGAAATAAAACCCGGCAGGCGATAATAAATAATCATAAACAGCGCGACCAGCAAAAATCCGATTAATCCAGCGAACAGGCTCTTCTGCAATGATTCTGAACCGAGCGCCGGACCGACCGTCTGCTCGGAAACCAGTTCAATTGGCACCGGCAAAGCGCCGGCATTGAGGCGCTGGGCCAATAATTTCGCCTCATCTACGCTAAATCCGCCCTGAATTACGGCGCGTCCGTCGCGAATTGCCTCGTTGACCACCGGTATGCTAATCGGTTCGCCATCCAAGAAAATCGCGACTTCTTTACCGACATTGCGTTCGGTAATATCTTTAAAAAGGTCTTTTCCCTCGTCATTGAATTCCAGGGCGACCATGGGTTCATTGGTATTTTGATCAAATTGAACCTGCGAGCGCACCAGATGCTTGCCTGAAAGTCCGGTATTTTTCCACTCATCAGCCGCGGGAACAAAATCGGTTGCCGACTTTTTTTCAATAGCAATGACCGTGGGCCGGATTTCATCAACCGCGCGTTCAGACTTCTTATATATAAGATGATAACCAAAATCTGTCTCAACGACGTCGGAGATTGTGTTCACCGGCATGTTGAAAACCACATTCTCAAAATCCTCAACCATTTCTCCGCGGCTAAACCACCCAAGGTCCCCGGCGCTCTCGGACGCCCCGGGTTCAGTGGAATTCTCACGCGTTAAAATATCAAAATTGCCGACCGTTGCCTTGGCCTTGAGTTCCTGAATTTTGGCGAATGCCTCTTCCTTAGTGAGCGAGCTTTCACAATAAGGTGCGCCGGAATAACAAATCAAAAGATGGCTTGCCTGAACCTGCGATTCACCGGTTCTCTTCTCGTCCACTCTGGCAATATAAAGATATTGATCCGTGTTAATAATCGTATCAATCAACGTACCGGCATCGAATCTTAGTATGGCTTCATAGAGCTGTTGATATTCGCCCACTGGACCGATGAAATCTAGATTTCCGTCTTTTGCCTTGGAGGCCTGGTGTTCTGAATATTGTCGTGCCAAAGACGCCAAATCGTTTGGATTTTCCAAAACTTTTTTCAGAATTTCATTCGCCCGTTTTTGCGCATCGGCATTATAATCGTTCAAGGCCTTCGATTCCTCGGCCGTAAGCTCGCGCGGGGGTTCGGTGTTGGCTTCCTTGAATTCAAGAATCGGAGTCTCGCCAAGCATCTTAATGGCTTCGTTAATGTCGCTGATGCCGGCGAGCTCAACCACCACTCGGTATGAATCCCCTACCTTGGACGTCTGAACAACCGGTTCGGCAACGCCAAACGCGTTGACGCGCCGTTCAATCACATCGCGCACGCCCTGAAGCGCATCATCGCGCGAATCCTCTTCGATCTTGGCCATGTCAGCGATATAAACAAGGTGCGTACCGCCAACTAAATCCAATCCCAGCCGAAAAGGGATATTGAAGAAATGGGGCATGTTTACGGCCACCACATTATTAATGCTGTCAGCGATTTTACTCCAAACCGGCGGATAATCTAAAAACCCGGCTAAAATAAACAAAATTACGAGTACAAGTACCGTAATTTTAGTATAAATCCGTTTTGTCGGCTGCCTGCTTGTTGGCATAATTGTTGGGCTCATTATAAATCAAGCATGTATTTTTGACAAGATACCGTAAAAGTGGTTAGATAAACCTTTGGGAAAAGGAGGAAAAACATGCCGAGACCCATGGCCGAAACCGCGGCAATGTTCTTTTCGGAGTTCTACCGTATAAATGGCTTCCGTATTGAAGTACCCTATATCCTGACCCCCGCCGACGAGCTCCTACCCGACTTATACATCCAGATGCGTCTGAATGTGAATCAGTCGCTATTTTACCGGCCGCCCAGCTCAATTGCCGGCTTCCCGGACATGATGGACGCGTTCTCGGGCACCAAGTCCTGGACCGACTTCAGTATGGACATCTTCCGCGAAGCGGCCTGGGAGAACACGGAAAACGGCTACTGGTTCTGGGCCGACATCGGCTGGAGCAAGGATAAGATGCGTCGCGAAGCGCAGATACGCGAAGATGATAAAGCGAACCTACTGACACTGGAGGAATACATCATCTTCTACTACTCCTGCGTCAGCGCTCATCCGTTCGTCGGCCAGCCGGCGATGGAACTCGACAGGATTGATTCTTGGCTCAAAACAAAATGCCAGAATAATCTTGTTTCCGCACGTAGTGGTTGCATCATTACGTTCGGTCAAGATCAAACTGGCTATCTCCGACACTGCGCGCGCCACGGTTAGCGCCGCTCTTGTACTCACGCACCTCGCGTGAGTCATTTTTTTACCACAACGCGATATATAAAACAATCAAACCGGCGATGCAGCAGGTTACCCCGCCGCCCAAAAACCACTTGCCGATCCCCTCCTCGCTGATTAGAGAAAAAAACCAGATGAAAATCCCGGCGATGGCGAATAATGCGATTGAGATGATTAATGCGGCTAACATATACAACCATCTTATTCCCAAAAGCCGGGATTTGTCAAAGCTAGTCCTGCACCGGCAGATCGGCGTCCGGTCCGCCGAACGGAATGGCCTCGGTCCTGATCTGCACGGACTGTGCGGCAACACTGCCGTCGTTATTTGTCGTACCGTTTATCATGACATTCTTACCGACCTCCAAATCGGATTTGACGCCGTCAACGGTTTTGGCAACTTCCGTAGTTTCTGAAATATAAATAATTTTCGATCCGCCGTCGGCCATCTTTACGGTAATGCTTGTTTCATCGGCCTTGATTATTTCGCCGTTCACCATATTGGCGCGATTTAAATTTCCGCCGTTCTGGCGGGCTTGCGCGAATCGGGCGTTGTCTCCGCCCATGCCGAACTGTCCGCGCTTGGATTGCGCGTATTTCATACCGCCGAAAAATCCGCCGGCA
Protein-coding regions in this window:
- the secD gene encoding protein translocase subunit SecD, which encodes MPTSRQPTKRIYTKITVLVLVILFILAGFLDYPPVWSKIADSINNVVAVNMPHFFNIPFRLGLDLVGGTHLVYIADMAKIEEDSRDDALQGVRDVIERRVNAFGVAEPVVQTSKVGDSYRVVVELAGISDINEAIKMLGETPILEFKEANTEPPRELTAEESKALNDYNADAQKRANEILKKVLENPNDLASLARQYSEHQASKAKDGNLDFIGPVGEYQQLYEAILRFDAGTLIDTIINTDQYLYIARVDEKRTGESQVQASHLLICYSGAPYCESSLTKEEAFAKIQELKAKATVGNFDILTRENSTEPGASESAGDLGWFSRGEMVEDFENVVFNMPVNTISDVVETDFGYHLIYKKSERAVDEIRPTVIAIEKKSATDFVPAADEWKNTGLSGKHLVRSQVQFDQNTNEPMVALEFNDEGKDLFKDITERNVGKEVAIFLDGEPISIPVVNEAIRDGRAVIQGGFSVDEAKLLAQRLNAGALPVPIELVSEQTVGPALGSESLQKSLFAGLIGFLLVALFMIIYYRLPGFISVLSLAFYAVILLALFKLVPVTLSLSGLAGFILSLGMAVDANVLIFERLKEEIKSGRTLGSCVDEAFKRAWTSIRDGNLTTLIACALLFWFSSSVIKGFALTLGIGVIVSMFSAITVTRLILKLVIAWGPVRNNWRLLGAKPDKE
- the secF gene encoding protein translocase subunit SecF, with product MWVVKHKRIFYLVSSVIVIASIVSFALWQLNWGIDFTGGSLAEFRFNDNNRPTADQVRQDIGEFNLGNMTIQSAGDQDLLMRFQFLSAEQKESVANTLTDKYGNVESLRFDSIGPIIGEELRVKTLYAIVGVLFAIVLYVAYTFRKVSRPISSWKYGLLTIISGFHDVIIPIGVFAILGKFFDVEVNAPFVAAILTILGYSINDTIVVFDRVRENLIRNDWDFDELVGRSINQTFARSINTTLTTLLALISIYFFGGATIKDFTGVLIIGIATGAYSSIFIASPLLVTWEKLRNKA
- the mnmA gene encoding tRNA 2-thiouridine(34) synthase MnmA encodes the protein MKKRVCVAMSGGVDSSVSAALLKHRGYDVVGAFIVNWSDTKNLKGECAWREERRDAMRVAARLDIPLHTLNFEKQYDKFVVDYMFREYRAGRTPNPDILCNKFIKFGLFLEAADKLGCKYIATGHYARVKKTGNQCHLLKGVDPDKDQSYFLYTLDQSVLKRVIFPVGGLRKPQVRALARQFKLPVSDKAESMGICFIGKVNIEDFLKQKIKSRPGDILDIDGKKIGRHRGIYYYTLGQRHGFGIKGGGIYYIAAKDPKRNTLTVVDRQNHPALFKKEILLTDLSWTSEPAATTFACRAKIRYRQPDQACRVIIKSNTRARVIFSKPQWAVAPGQSVVFYKGSRCLGGGIVK
- a CDS encoding type IV secretion system DNA-binding domain-containing protein — protein: MINYDHDHENEITLFAATNYRNRMKRFGIKTDDRRRHMYLLGKTGMGKTTMLENMMLADIYAGHGLAIVDPHGDTAEKLIDFIPPNRINDVIYFNPADSNFPIGFNVLESVDEEHRNLIANGMMGVFKKIWPDVWSPRMEYILNNCLLALLEYPGSTLLGINRILIDNEYRKRVVSSIKDPIVKTFWIDEYGRWEAKFRNEAISPIQNKVGQFLSASVIRNIVAQVKSSFNPRQVMDEGKIFIMNLSKGRIGEETSKLLGGLLTTKFQLAAMERVDMPEDDRRDFYLYVDEFQNFATESFANILSEARKYHLNLIMAHQYVEQLSEEVQAAVFGNVGTMIIFRIGAADADTFESEFMPKFTPQDLVNLNKWNVYLKLAIDGVTSEGFSATGLPPVANRTGSAERVIKVTRERYAVKKEVIQDKVLRWTGSEVSESEEGGQQVKIRSEVDGTAFIESSKKKNKPSYKYTCNRCGAIQELAIQLDPSRPIYCQKCLEEMKTQRGKGQGPTSEPRPGAIRPTATVAPIAKAPLVTKGDDQPEISLTEALGAKNENANRQE
- the uppP gene encoding undecaprenyl-diphosphatase UppP, whose amino-acid sequence is MEIIQSIILGAVQGITEFLPISSSGHLLIFPRVFGWQEQGIEFDAAVHLATLLAVFFYFWKDLKNIVVKKSSRRLGWIIVAGSIPAFVFGFILKFVPEESYRSNTIVIISLIGWGIVMYLVDSFYRNHKNTTGVTAVSVKQGIYTGLAQAIALIPGTSRSGITITAGLAQGLDRPTAARFSFLLGIPTIAAAGGLAFIELLTNDGGWSNILNAGIGLVSAFITGYFSIKFMLGFLEKHGLWPFALYRVLLGAVLIYLFIL